The following coding sequences are from one Arthrobacter sp. PvP023 window:
- a CDS encoding LOG family protein: protein MNAARSLRPSPRTLEVESLENFDRLVNAGVRSMRGWHAQSLDLRGRTAPLEAMDAQGAIFLGCTFEDGVEDSLRSRGALIFPKLETVPFNPYRGQLYSPQELYFGPPGGRYESTLDARIYQWSIRPGQRQRLDATLAAALHDHSIGDALDELTRSEVCRGRPMVGVMGGHTAGRGTPVFEEAALAGRLLTRSGRVVATGGGPGAMEAANMGAYLSELPDADFHAALAQLEAVPGFRPSVSAWARTAAAVVERYPDGSPSLGVPTWFYGHEPPNYFATHIAKYFANAIREAILLELCDGGVIFLPGSAGTLQEIFQDACENYYGASETVTPMVLVGREHWQRRYPAWPLLQSLASGSAMADRIFLVDTVEEALGIVAG, encoded by the coding sequence ATGAACGCTGCCCGCAGCCTGAGGCCCAGCCCCAGAACCCTTGAGGTCGAAAGCCTGGAAAACTTCGACCGGCTGGTGAACGCGGGGGTCCGCAGCATGCGGGGCTGGCATGCCCAGTCCCTGGACCTCCGCGGCCGCACCGCTCCGCTGGAAGCCATGGACGCGCAAGGCGCCATCTTCCTTGGCTGCACTTTCGAGGACGGCGTAGAGGATTCGCTCCGGAGCCGGGGTGCGCTCATCTTCCCCAAGTTGGAAACCGTTCCCTTCAATCCTTACCGCGGGCAGCTCTACTCACCGCAGGAGCTCTACTTCGGTCCGCCGGGCGGCCGGTACGAATCAACGCTGGACGCCCGGATCTACCAGTGGAGCATCCGGCCGGGCCAGCGGCAACGGCTGGACGCCACGCTCGCCGCGGCACTGCATGACCACTCGATCGGTGACGCCCTTGACGAGCTGACACGCTCCGAAGTGTGCCGGGGCCGTCCGATGGTGGGGGTGATGGGCGGCCACACGGCGGGGCGCGGAACGCCGGTCTTCGAGGAAGCCGCCCTCGCCGGGCGGCTTCTCACCAGGAGCGGACGGGTGGTGGCCACCGGCGGCGGACCCGGCGCCATGGAGGCCGCCAACATGGGCGCCTACCTCAGCGAACTGCCGGACGCGGACTTCCATGCAGCGTTGGCGCAGCTGGAAGCCGTGCCGGGGTTCCGGCCCTCAGTGTCCGCGTGGGCGCGGACGGCTGCCGCCGTCGTCGAACGCTATCCGGACGGCAGCCCGTCGCTGGGCGTTCCCACCTGGTTCTACGGCCATGAGCCGCCCAACTATTTCGCCACCCACATCGCAAAGTATTTCGCCAACGCGATCCGGGAGGCGATCCTGCTGGAGCTGTGCGACGGCGGAGTGATCTTCCTCCCCGGGTCCGCCGGCACCCTGCAGGAAATCTTCCAGGACGCCTGCGAGAACTACTACGGCGCCTCCGAAACCGTCACGCCCATGGTCCTCGTGGGCCGCGAACACTGGCAGCGCCGCTATCCTGCCTGGCCGTTGCTGCAGAGCCTGGCCTCGGGCAGCGCGATGGCGGACAGGATCTTCCTGGTGGACACAGTGGAGGAAGCCCTCGGCATTGTGGCAGGTTAG
- a CDS encoding SDR family NAD(P)-dependent oxidoreductase, with product MTTTSFPAERTVVLTGAASARGIGRAAADRMASEGWSIAILDINAEDAKAAAAEIGSNRAVKAIGVGADVSDAASVDRAISEIEESLPPIVALANLAGISSPTTFMETTVEEWDKVFAINMRGTFIVSQRVLKGMIERKLGRIVSISSISAQRGGGTYSKVAYSASKAGIIGFTRALAREVGEFGVTVNAIAPGPIDTDIMGGTLTDERKAQMSEGIMMGRVGTREEVAALISFLLGQDSGYITAATYDINGGLQVS from the coding sequence ATGACAACCACCTCATTTCCCGCCGAACGCACCGTTGTCCTGACCGGGGCAGCTTCCGCCCGCGGCATCGGCCGCGCAGCTGCGGACCGGATGGCCAGCGAGGGCTGGTCAATCGCCATCCTGGACATCAATGCCGAGGACGCCAAGGCCGCGGCTGCCGAGATCGGATCCAACCGCGCCGTGAAAGCCATCGGAGTGGGCGCCGACGTTTCCGATGCCGCCTCGGTGGACCGTGCGATCAGCGAAATCGAAGAATCGCTGCCGCCCATCGTCGCACTCGCAAACCTGGCGGGCATCAGCTCGCCGACCACCTTCATGGAAACCACCGTGGAGGAATGGGACAAGGTTTTCGCCATCAACATGCGCGGCACCTTCATCGTGTCCCAGCGGGTGCTCAAGGGAATGATCGAGCGCAAGCTTGGCCGCATTGTGAGCATTTCCTCGATTTCCGCCCAGCGCGGCGGCGGCACCTACTCCAAGGTTGCCTACAGCGCTTCAAAGGCCGGAATCATCGGCTTCACCCGTGCCCTTGCCCGGGAAGTTGGCGAGTTCGGCGTCACCGTCAACGCGATCGCACCGGGCCCCATCGACACCGACATCATGGGCGGCACCCTGACCGACGAGCGCAAGGCCCAGATGTCAGAGGGCATCATGATGGGACGGGTAGGAACCCGTGAGGAAGTGGCCGCGCTGATCTCCTTCTTGCTTGGGCAGGATTCGGGCTACATCACCGCCGCCACGTATGACATCAACGGAGGACTGCAGGTCAGCTGA
- a CDS encoding matrixin family metalloprotease, with amino-acid sequence MEGPQPRQRRPRHAGRLGTPLRILRTAALTALIAAAAFTAAGLFYGDPRFVGLFQFRNSIAPDGQAAEQQPGVVAESVNADAPPPGLEEAESPLGTAEEPPSASDSFKFLATNDDGTPVGYSPCRPLHYVVNAGLAPAGAEDLVENAIGTISRATGIRFINDGPSTEAPAEERDPYQPETYGERWAPLLIAWTTPEAAPKLKGQVIGTGGSTHYSFDGGPKTFVTGSLDLDAPQIAGELERPQGSAYATAVILHELSHVMGLEHVDDPLQLMYPEIGTPDGLAAGDLNGLYQLGRTTCRKDL; translated from the coding sequence GTGGAGGGTCCGCAACCGCGGCAACGCCGGCCGCGGCATGCGGGCAGGCTGGGCACGCCGCTCCGGATCCTGCGCACAGCGGCACTCACCGCCTTGATCGCAGCGGCAGCTTTCACGGCGGCCGGCCTGTTTTACGGAGACCCCCGTTTCGTGGGGCTCTTCCAGTTCCGCAACAGCATCGCCCCCGACGGACAGGCCGCCGAGCAGCAGCCGGGCGTCGTCGCGGAGAGTGTCAACGCGGATGCCCCTCCCCCGGGACTCGAGGAAGCGGAATCACCGCTGGGAACGGCGGAGGAACCGCCCTCAGCCAGTGATTCCTTCAAGTTCCTGGCCACGAACGACGACGGGACGCCCGTGGGCTATTCTCCCTGCCGTCCGCTGCACTACGTCGTCAATGCCGGTCTGGCGCCCGCGGGGGCGGAAGACCTGGTGGAAAACGCCATTGGCACGATTTCTCGTGCCACGGGTATCCGGTTCATCAACGACGGCCCCTCCACCGAAGCGCCCGCCGAGGAACGCGACCCCTACCAGCCTGAAACATACGGCGAGCGCTGGGCACCGCTCCTCATCGCGTGGACCACCCCGGAGGCCGCGCCGAAGCTGAAGGGGCAGGTGATCGGCACCGGCGGCAGCACCCACTACAGCTTCGACGGCGGCCCGAAGACCTTCGTGACCGGCAGCCTGGACCTCGACGCCCCGCAGATCGCCGGCGAACTCGAGCGGCCGCAAGGCTCTGCCTACGCCACCGCCGTGATCCTGCACGAGCTCTCCCATGTGATGGGGCTGGAGCACGTTGATGACCCCCTGCAGCTGATGTACCCGGAAATCGGTACTCCGGACGGCCTTGCCGCCGGCGACCTCAACGGCCTCTACCAGCTGGGCAGGACCACCTGCCGCAAGGACCTTTAA